From Actinomycetota bacterium, the proteins below share one genomic window:
- a CDS encoding inositol monophosphatase gives MADSRSLDRLLDAARAAAVAGGEVVRRAGADGADGAGAEATQATIKNGPGDYVTEVDRHSERVVVEALVAAAPGIPVVGEEEGGHGGDRYWVVDPLDGTTNFLHRFPLVGVSVALVEQGRPVVGVVHAPFLEETYSAARGEGATVVEHRRSRAARPLRVSLRDPSQAVVATGFPFRHKDLVPRYGRMLLRSLERFEDLRRPGAASLDLAWVAAGVFDGFFELRLSAWDVAAGGLLIEEAGGVVTDWEGGPDYLSGDILAGPSQVQEVLLDLARKTE, from the coding sequence GTGGCGGACTCCCGATCGCTCGATCGCCTGCTCGACGCGGCCCGGGCGGCCGCGGTGGCTGGTGGCGAGGTCGTCCGCCGGGCCGGCGCGGACGGCGCGGACGGCGCGGGCGCCGAAGCCACCCAGGCCACCATCAAGAACGGCCCGGGCGACTACGTGACGGAGGTGGACCGGCACAGCGAGCGAGTGGTCGTCGAGGCCCTGGTGGCGGCGGCGCCCGGCATCCCGGTGGTGGGCGAGGAGGAGGGCGGGCACGGGGGCGACCGGTACTGGGTGGTCGACCCGCTGGACGGCACCACCAACTTCCTGCACCGGTTCCCCCTGGTGGGAGTGTCCGTGGCCCTGGTCGAGCAGGGACGGCCCGTCGTGGGGGTCGTGCACGCGCCGTTCCTGGAGGAGACGTACTCGGCGGCTCGCGGCGAGGGGGCCACCGTGGTCGAGCACCGGCGATCGCGGGCGGCGCGCCCGCTCCGCGTGTCCCTGCGCGACCCGTCCCAAGCCGTGGTGGCCACGGGCTTCCCGTTTCGGCACAAGGACCTGGTGCCCCGGTACGGCCGGATGCTCCTGCGAAGCCTGGAGCGGTTCGAGGACCTCCGGCGGCCCGGCGCCGCCTCCCTGGACCTGGCCTGGGTGGCCGCGGGCGTGTTCGACGGGTTCTTCGAGCTGCGTCTCTCCGCGTGGGACGTGGCCGCGGGCGGGCTGCTGATCGAGGAGGCCGGCGGCGTGGTCACCGACTGGGAAGGGGGACCCGACTACCTCTCGGGGGACATCCTGGCCGGCCCCTCCCAGGTGCAGGAGGTGCTGCTGGACCTGGCCCGGAAGACCGAATAG
- the rpsG gene encoding 30S ribosomal protein S7: MPRKGQAVKREIEPDPIYQNPLVTQLINKVLLHGKKSVAERTVYKALEVISERTANDPVITLKKAVENARPLLEVRSRRVGGATYQVPVEVRPSRGTTLALRWLVNYTRQRREHTMADRLVGEIMDASTGQGASVKRREDLHKMAEANRAFAHYRW, translated from the coding sequence ATGCCCAGGAAGGGACAAGCGGTCAAGCGCGAGATCGAGCCGGATCCGATCTATCAGAACCCGCTCGTCACGCAGCTCATCAACAAGGTGCTGCTGCACGGCAAGAAGAGCGTTGCCGAGCGCACGGTGTACAAGGCGCTCGAGGTCATCAGCGAGCGCACGGCGAACGACCCGGTCATCACGCTGAAGAAGGCCGTGGAGAACGCCCGGCCGCTGCTCGAGGTGCGCTCGCGGCGGGTCGGCGGGGCCACGTACCAGGTACCGGTGGAGGTCCGGCCGTCGCGGGGGACCACGCTCGCCCTGCGGTGGCTGGTGAACTACACCCGGCAGCGGCGGGAGCACACCATGGCCGACCGGCTGGTCGGCGAGATCATGGACGCCTCCACGGGCCAAGGGGCGTCGGTGAAACGACGCGAGGACCTGCACAAGATGGCCGAGGCCAACCGGGCCTTCGCGCACTACCGATGGTGA
- the rpsL gene encoding 30S ribosomal protein S12, protein MPTIQQLVRNGRERPRSKTKSPALRGSPQRRGVCTRVYTTTPKKPNSALRKVARVRLTSGIEVTAYIPGIGHNLQEHSIVLVRGGRVKDLPGVRYKIVRGTLDTAGVRDRKKARSRYGAKKSQ, encoded by the coding sequence ATGCCCACCATTCAACAGCTGGTCAGGAACGGGCGAGAGCGCCCGCGGAGCAAGACGAAGAGCCCCGCTCTTCGAGGATCTCCGCAGCGGCGCGGTGTCTGCACGCGTGTGTACACGACCACCCCGAAGAAGCCGAACTCGGCGCTCCGGAAGGTTGCCCGAGTCCGGCTGACGTCGGGCATCGAGGTCACCGCCTACATCCCCGGAATCGGCCACAACCTCCAGGAGCACTCCATCGTGCTCGTGCGGGGAGGCCGGGTGAAGGACCTCCCGGGCGTTCGCTACAAGATCGTCCGCGGCACCCTCGACACCGCCGGAGTCCGTGACCGGAAGAAGGCGCGCTCTCGCTACGGCGCCAAGAAGAGCCAGTAG
- a CDS encoding DNA-directed RNA polymerase subunit beta', translated as MLDVNYFDELRIGLATADQIRAWSNGEVKKPETINYRTLKPEKDGLFCERIFGPTRDWECHCGKYKRVRFKGIICERCGVEITRAKVRRERMGHIELAAPVTHIWYFKGVPSRLGYLLDIAPKDLERIIYFAAYVITRLDTERRHRDLPEIEKDIDEEKREVDRHRDEEIQDRLSELEERLRELEAEGAKGAQLSAARREAQREIERLTEASKRETDQLDQVLDAFRDLKVKQLVADDAVYRQLRERYGDYFDGGMGAEAIKRLLLDLDLEAEAEFLREQIRTAKGTRRQKAIKRLKVASNFIGTKNSPMGMVLDAIPVIPPDLRPMVQLDGGRFATSDLNDLYRRVINRNNRLKRLLDLQAPEIIVNNEKRMLQEAVDALFDNGRRGRPVTGPGNRPLKSLSDMLKGKQGRFRQNLLGKRVDYSGRSVIVVGPELKLHQCGLPKQMALELFKPFVMKRLVDQALAQNIKSAKRMVERARPQVWDVLEEVIREHPVMLNRAPTLHRLGIQAFEPVLVEGKAIQIHPLVCTAFNADFDGDQMAVHVPLSAEAQAEARVLMLSANNILSPAHGRPIAVPTQDMVLGMYYLTLSRERPKKDEAIPRFSSPAEALLAEDAGMIHLHDIIRVRLPGKAMPPELAASSNGDGESNGRVRLVETTVGRVIFNEAFPLDFPYVDRHVLKGDVGELVDECVRQYDRASVQRILDDLKRLGFHYATRAGVTLGVEDVTTPKDKAKILDEYEKRAQKVEQQFRKGIITDDERKQELIEIWTQATDDVKDAMEAEFSPTNPIYMMANSGARGNIQQIRQIAGMRGLVANPKGEIIPRPIKANFREGLTVLEYFISTHGARKGLADTALRTADSGYLTRRLVDVAQEVIIREDDCGTDRGIPARVNTVTPKGDRVPTGHADTALFGRVLAEDVKVERTKVASKGDLLDDVSMAKIVDSGVERVYVRSVLTCEAEYGVCRLCYGRNLAVGRLVDIGEAVGIIAAQSIGEPGTQLTMRTFHTGGVAGEDITHGLPRVQELFEARRPKGEAQITELPGTVQIEEDEEKKVRRITVTSDDGDQVQYAVSLRARLAVSDGDRVEVGQQLTEGSVNPHEKLRVEGVQALQLHLVEEVQQVYRSQGVTINDKHIELIIRQMLRKVHIIEPGDTDFLPGELVDRKRFEEKNSEVVEGGGEPASARPILMGITKAALATDSWLSAASFQETTRVLTDAAISAKSDPLLGLKENVIIGKLIPAGTGLSRYRNLQVKIKPEFIPEYWHVRQRELAQEMGEPAEGDGEYRRMTREEAERALGGLAPVEGGEE; from the coding sequence GTGCTCGACGTCAACTACTTCGATGAGCTGCGGATCGGGCTGGCCACGGCGGACCAGATCCGGGCGTGGTCGAACGGCGAGGTCAAGAAGCCGGAGACCATCAACTACCGGACCCTGAAGCCGGAGAAGGACGGCCTGTTCTGCGAGCGCATCTTCGGTCCCACCCGGGACTGGGAGTGCCACTGCGGGAAGTACAAGCGGGTGCGGTTCAAGGGGATCATCTGCGAGCGCTGCGGCGTGGAGATCACCCGGGCCAAGGTCCGCCGGGAGCGCATGGGCCACATCGAGCTGGCCGCCCCGGTCACGCACATCTGGTACTTCAAGGGCGTCCCGTCCCGCCTGGGCTACCTGCTGGACATCGCACCGAAGGACCTCGAGCGGATCATCTACTTCGCCGCCTACGTGATCACCCGCCTGGACACCGAGCGCCGCCACCGCGACCTCCCCGAGATCGAGAAGGACATCGACGAGGAGAAGCGGGAGGTCGACCGGCACCGCGACGAGGAGATCCAGGACCGGCTGTCCGAGCTGGAGGAGCGCCTCCGCGAGCTGGAGGCCGAGGGTGCCAAGGGCGCCCAGCTGTCGGCCGCCCGGCGGGAGGCCCAGCGCGAGATCGAGCGCCTCACCGAGGCCTCCAAGCGGGAGACCGACCAGCTGGACCAAGTACTGGACGCGTTCCGGGACCTGAAGGTGAAGCAGCTGGTGGCCGACGACGCGGTGTACCGCCAGCTCCGGGAGCGCTACGGCGACTACTTCGACGGCGGCATGGGCGCAGAGGCCATCAAGCGCCTGCTGCTCGACCTCGACCTGGAGGCCGAGGCGGAGTTCCTGCGCGAGCAGATCCGCACGGCCAAGGGCACCCGCCGCCAGAAGGCCATCAAGCGGCTGAAGGTGGCGTCGAACTTCATCGGCACCAAGAACTCGCCGATGGGCATGGTCCTGGACGCCATCCCGGTGATCCCGCCGGACCTGCGGCCCATGGTGCAGCTGGACGGTGGGCGGTTCGCCACCTCCGACCTGAACGACCTGTACCGCCGGGTCATCAACCGGAACAACCGGCTGAAGCGGCTGCTGGACCTCCAGGCCCCCGAGATCATCGTGAACAACGAGAAGCGGATGCTCCAGGAGGCCGTGGACGCGCTGTTCGACAACGGCCGCCGGGGCCGTCCGGTCACCGGCCCGGGCAACCGCCCGCTGAAGTCGCTGTCCGACATGCTGAAGGGCAAGCAGGGCCGGTTCCGCCAGAACCTGCTGGGCAAGCGGGTCGACTACTCGGGCCGTTCCGTGATCGTGGTCGGGCCGGAGCTGAAGCTGCACCAGTGCGGCCTGCCCAAGCAGATGGCACTGGAGCTGTTCAAGCCGTTCGTGATGAAGCGGCTCGTGGACCAGGCCCTCGCGCAGAACATCAAGAGCGCGAAGCGGATGGTGGAGCGGGCCCGTCCGCAGGTGTGGGACGTGCTGGAGGAGGTCATCCGGGAGCACCCGGTCATGCTGAACCGGGCGCCCACCCTGCACCGCCTGGGCATCCAGGCCTTCGAGCCGGTGCTGGTGGAGGGCAAGGCCATCCAGATCCACCCGCTGGTGTGCACGGCGTTCAACGCCGACTTCGACGGCGACCAGATGGCCGTGCACGTGCCGCTGTCCGCCGAGGCGCAGGCCGAGGCTCGGGTCCTCATGCTGTCGGCGAACAACATCCTGTCGCCGGCCCACGGGCGCCCGATCGCCGTGCCCACCCAGGACATGGTGCTCGGGATGTACTACCTCACGCTGTCGCGAGAGCGTCCCAAGAAGGACGAGGCCATCCCGCGGTTCTCGTCGCCGGCCGAGGCGCTGCTGGCCGAGGACGCCGGGATGATCCACCTCCACGACATCATCCGGGTCCGCCTGCCCGGCAAGGCGATGCCGCCCGAGCTGGCGGCTTCCTCGAACGGGGACGGCGAGTCGAACGGCCGCGTGCGGCTGGTGGAGACCACGGTGGGCCGGGTCATCTTCAACGAGGCCTTCCCGCTCGACTTCCCGTACGTGGACCGCCACGTGCTGAAGGGCGACGTCGGCGAGCTGGTGGACGAGTGCGTCCGCCAGTACGACCGGGCGTCGGTGCAGCGGATCCTGGACGACCTCAAGCGGCTGGGGTTCCACTACGCCACCCGGGCCGGGGTCACCCTCGGGGTCGAGGACGTCACCACGCCCAAGGACAAGGCCAAGATCCTGGACGAGTACGAGAAGCGGGCCCAGAAGGTCGAGCAGCAGTTCCGCAAGGGGATCATCACCGACGACGAGCGCAAGCAGGAGCTCATCGAGATCTGGACCCAGGCCACCGACGACGTCAAGGACGCCATGGAGGCCGAGTTCTCGCCCACCAACCCGATCTACATGATGGCCAACTCGGGAGCCCGAGGGAACATCCAGCAGATCCGCCAGATCGCCGGCATGCGTGGCCTGGTGGCCAACCCGAAGGGCGAGATCATCCCCCGGCCGATCAAGGCCAACTTCCGTGAGGGGCTCACCGTGCTGGAGTACTTCATCTCCACCCACGGCGCCCGGAAGGGCCTGGCCGACACGGCCCTGCGGACCGCCGACTCGGGGTACCTGACCCGTCGTCTGGTGGACGTGGCCCAGGAGGTCATCATCCGGGAGGACGACTGCGGGACCGACCGGGGCATCCCCGCCCGGGTCAACACGGTCACGCCGAAGGGCGACCGGGTGCCGACCGGGCACGCGGACACGGCGCTGTTCGGCCGGGTGCTGGCCGAGGACGTGAAGGTCGAGCGGACCAAGGTGGCCTCGAAGGGCGACCTCCTCGACGACGTCAGCATGGCCAAGATCGTGGACAGCGGGGTGGAGCGGGTGTACGTCCGCTCCGTCCTGACCTGTGAGGCGGAGTACGGCGTGTGCCGCCTGTGCTACGGCCGCAACCTCGCGGTGGGCCGGCTGGTCGACATCGGCGAGGCCGTCGGCATCATCGCCGCGCAGTCCATCGGCGAGCCCGGCACGCAGCTCACCATGCGGACGTTCCACACCGGTGGTGTGGCCGGCGAGGACATCACGCACGGCCTCCCCCGGGTCCAGGAGCTGTTCGAGGCCCGCCGTCCCAAGGGAGAGGCCCAGATCACCGAGCTCCCCGGCACGGTCCAGATCGAGGAGGACGAGGAGAAGAAAGTCCGCCGGATCACCGTGACCTCGGACGACGGCGACCAGGTCCAGTACGCGGTGTCACTGCGCGCGCGGCTGGCGGTCTCCGACGGCGACCGGGTCGAGGTGGGCCAGCAGCTCACCGAGGGTTCCGTCAACCCGCACGAGAAGCTCCGCGTCGAAGGGGTCCAGGCCCTCCAGCTGCACCTGGTGGAGGAGGTCCAGCAGGTCTACCGGAGCCAGGGCGTGACGATCAACGACAAGCACATCGAGCTGATCATCCGGCAGATGCTGCGGAAGGTGCACATCATCGAGCCGGGCGACACCGACTTCCTGCCCGGTGAGCTGGTGGACCGGAAGCGCTTCGAGGAGAAGAACTCCGAAGTGGTGGAGGGCGGCGGCGAGCCCGCGTCGGCCCGGCCGATCCTCATGGGGATCACCAAGGCCGCCCTGGCCACGGACTCGTGGCTGTCCGCGGCCTCGTTCCAGGAGACCACCCGGGTCCTGACGGACGCCGCCATCAGCGCGAAGTCCGACCCGCTGCTCGGCCTGAAGGAGAACGTGATCATCGGCAAGCTCATCCCCGCGGGGACGGGCCTGAGCCGGTACCGAAACCTTCAGGTCAAGATCAAGCCCGAGTTCATCCCCGAGTACTGGCACGTCCGCCAGCGGGAGCTGGCCCAGGAGATGGGCGAGCCCGCGGAGGGCGACGGCGAGTACCGCCGGATGACCCGGGAAGAAGCCGAGCGGGCCCTGGGCGGCCTCGCCCCCGTGGAGGGCGGCGAGGAGTAG